A section of the Callithrix jacchus isolate 240 chromosome 14, calJac240_pri, whole genome shotgun sequence genome encodes:
- the SERTAD2 gene encoding SERTA domain-containing protein 2 isoform X4: MRRPSLPPTASSLLRSRRTAPPDFPRSRLQERALRDLIHSKSGCPPGVEFDRWGSPAALGRGVAAAAAACTLSKEPASAAASSCRLGVGSTARAYRCHAASSGPPLPPRGPGPHTVICVTDPSRAGGEGGPGEALAGRGRPGPPAPSTLAGCGSSLFPIGHTLASITPARRFDWQKAHFWRRRPSDSAALRRLLLPSTPHFNVHPPLPTPYSAAPAPLAAVSLEDSLGQGRSQPLNEPRRHRSRSTPVGTAGLTIGSLRSAPAPSVPHPPVAASLPGSLSALLPRPSPPHLPSPAGRGLLYDSVKSPRRPLPRCHPDPSRSWTGCRLRGRGGITTQSFKFLSHWTKWSM, encoded by the exons ATGCGACGGCCAAGCCTCCCGCCTACGGCTTCCAGCCTCCTCAGATCCCGGCGCACAGCCCCGCCGGACTTCCCCCGGAGCCGCCTCCAAGAGCGGGCACTGCGTGATCTGATTCACTCCAAATCCGGCTGTCCCCCAGGGGTGGAGTTTGACCGCTGGGGCTCCCCGGCAGCGCTAGGCAGAGGcgttgcagcagcagcagccgcctGCACGCTGAGTAAGGAGCCAGcctccgccgccgcctcctcctgcCGGCTCGGAGTAGGCAGCACAGCCAGGGCCTATCGCTGCCATGCAGCCAGCAGTGGGCCGCCGCTCCCCCCGCGCGGCCCCGGCCCTCACACTGTTATTTGCGTGACTGACCCGAGCCGCGCGGGAGGGGAAGGCGGGCCCGGCGAGGCGCTGGCGGGGAGGGGGAGGCCGGGCCCGCCCGCTCCTTCTACTCTGGCCGGCTGCGGAAGCTCTCTCTTCCCCATTGGCCATACGCTCGCGTCCATCACTCCCGCGAGACGCTTCGATTGGCAGAAGGCGCACTTCTGGCGAAGACGGCCGAGTGACTCCGCGGCTCTCCGgcgcctcctccttccctccaccccccACTTTAACGTCCAcccacctctccccaccccctactccgCTGCCCCCGCCCCGCTCGCGGCAGTGTCCTTAGAAGACTCATTGGGCCAGGGGCGCAGCCAGCCGCTTAACGAGCCGCGCCGCCATAGGTCGAGGTCCACGCCCGTCGGAACGGCGGGCCTCACCATTGGGTCGCTCCGCTCCGCTCCTGCCCCTTCAGTGCCGCACCCTCCCGTCGCCGCCTCCCTGCCCGGCTCTCTCTCTGCCCTCTTACCCCGCCCGTCCCCGCCGCATCTCCCCAGTCCAGCTGGGCGGGGACTGCTGTACGACTCTGTAAAGTCT CCCAGACGTCCCCTCCCTCGCTGCCATCCCGACCCGTCTCGGAGCTGGACCGGGTGCCGACTTCGCGGAAGG GGAGGCATTACAACACAGAGTTTTAAATTTCTCAGTCACTGGACAAAGTGGAGTAtgtga